The following are from one region of the Corythoichthys intestinalis isolate RoL2023-P3 chromosome 17, ASM3026506v1, whole genome shotgun sequence genome:
- the nxnl2 gene encoding nucleoredoxin-like protein 2: MVEVFAGRILLNKDGNFVDPEEALRNKVVGIYFSAGWCPPCRDFTPVLCDFYTELVEEGEPPAQFEVVFVSSDKSTDDMVEYFHDMHGDWLALPWTDDYRLELTKRYNITAVPRLVIVKENGEVITDKGRKQIRDRGLACFRTWLDAAEIFQNFKG; this comes from the exons ATGGTGGAAGTGTTCGCCGGCCGCATTCTACTCAACAAAGACGGTAACTTCGTGGATCCTGAGGAAGCGCTGAGAAACAAGGTGGTGGGCATCTACTTCTCAGCAGGATGGTGCCCTCCGTGCCGCGACTTCACACCGGTGTTGTGCGACTTCTACACGGAGCTGGTTGAGGAGGGCGAACCCCCTGCGCAGTTCGAAGTGGTCTTTGTGTCGTCAGACAAGTCCACCGACGACATGGTTGAATACTTCCACGACATGCACGGTGACTGGCTGGCTCTGCCCTGGACGGACGACTACAGGCT CGAGCTGACGAAGCGCTACAACATCACGGCCGTGCCCAGGCTAGTGATCGTGAAGGAAAACGGCGAAGTAATCACGGACAAGGGCCGAAAGCAGATCAGAGACAGGGGTTTGGCCTGCTTCCGGACCTGGTTGGACGCAGCTGAAATCTTCCAGAACTTTAAAGGCTAG
- the gng10 gene encoding guanine nucleotide-binding protein G(I)/G(S)/G(O) subunit gamma-10, translating to MTSNSSLSSMRRLVEQLKLEASVERIKVSEAAAELQQFCLQNAGRDALLVGVPTGSNPFREPRSCTVV from the exons ATGACCTCCAATTCTAGTTTATCCAGTATGCGACGGCTGGTGGAGCAGCTGAAGCTTGAGGCCAGTGTAGAAAGGATCAAG GTGTCGGAGGCGGCTGCTGAGCTGCAGCAGTTCTGTCTACAGAATGCAGGCAGGGACGCTTTACTGGTGGGCGTCCCCACAGGAAGTAATCCCTTCCGAGAGCCACGATCCTGCACGGTTGTGTGA